One window from the genome of Alnus glutinosa chromosome 13, dhAlnGlut1.1, whole genome shotgun sequence encodes:
- the LOC133853841 gene encoding B3 domain-containing protein At2g33720-like, which translates to MVGMELFFATKPTCEIPEGNGDEKNEVSLELSLFSNGKTTSFSERNVKKPIFYNFLGLQENDDQAQVGEAHDEGLDQITKSQHGSLELKVGCASSTTKKRKANENLLACRIKRMKLSCREVRREEMRSGVSLELKLGVDPCVIKKTIETSDLGYLSRLLLAADGVKKHILPKWDANRIESLHKGLQVCVWDCDTKSEHQLVFKRWASNGSYVLIGKWKKEFVERRVLNKGDEIELHWDQTNSRFNFRILNRA; encoded by the coding sequence ATGGTGGGCATGGAGCTTTTTTTTGCCACCAAGCCGACTTGTGAAATCCCAGAAGGAAACGGCGATGAAAAGAACGAAGTTTCACTGGAACTATCGCTTTTTTCCAACGGCAAGACAACATCCTTTTCTGAACGTAACGTGAAAAAACCcatcttctataattttttgggtCTTCAAGAGAACGATGATCAAGCTCAAGTCGGTGAAGCTCATGATGAAGGGCTTGATCAGATCACCAAGAGCCAACATGGTTCGTTGGAATTGAAGGTCGGTTGCGCTTCTTCCAcgaccaaaaagagaaaagcaaatgaaaacctCCTTGCTTGTAGAATCAAAAGAATGAAACTTAGTTGCCGTGAAGTTAGAAGAGAAGAGATGCGCAGCGGTGTTTCATTGGAGTTGAAGCTAGGCGTTGATCCCTGTGTTATCAAGAAGACGATCGAGACAAGCGATCTGGGGTATTTGTCGAGGCTGTTGTTGGCAGCGGATGGGGTGAAGAAGCATATCTTACCCAAATGGGATGCCAATCGCATTGAAAGCTTACATAAAGGGTTGCAAGTttgtgtttgggattgtgatACCAAGTCTGAACATCAATTGGTGTTCAAACGATGGGCAAGTAATGGGAGCTATGTTCTCattggaaaatggaaaaaggaATTTGTGGAGAGGAGGGTCCTGAACAAGGGTGACGAGATTGAACTTCATTGGGATCAAACCAATTCAAGATTTAATTTTAGGATTCTCAACCGGGCTTGA